ACGAGGCGGCTGGCCCGACACGTCCGGGACCGCGGCGCCATGCCGGCGGCGATCGGCACCGACGTTTCGATCGGCGACCTCGTGCAGGCGGCGCGAGAAGCGCCGTCGATGGCTCACCGGAACCTCTGCAACGATGTCACGACCGCCGAGCCGTACCGGATCGACCCCGCCGGCGATCCGATCGGCCGGGTGGTCGCGATCGACCTCGGCATCAAGAGGGACATCCTCACGTCGCTGGCGGGCCGGGGACTCGAAGTTCACGTCGTGCCCGCCACGACGCCGGCCGCGGATGTGCTCGCGTTGCGTCCCTCAGGGGTGTTCCTCTCCAATGGTCCCGGCGATCCGGAGCCACTTGTCGCAACGACCGAAACGGTGCGCGGCCTCCTCGGCAAGACCCCGGTGTTCGGCATCTGCCTCGGCCACCAGGTGCTCGGGCTTGCACTCGGAGCGACGACGTACAAGCTGCCGTTCGGTCACCACGGGGGTAACCATCCGGTGCGCCTTCTCGACGACGGACGAGTTGAGATCACCGCCCAGAACCATGGGTTCGCCGTCGACCTCTGGTCACTCACCGACGAGGATCCACCGACCTGCGAAGGTCTTCCCGGCCCTCACCTCCTTCCGCCGGTCGTCCAGTCCCCCTTCGGGTCGATTGTGGCGACTCACCAGAACCTGAATGATGGAACCCTCGAAGGTCTA
This genomic interval from Gammaproteobacteria bacterium contains the following:
- the carA gene encoding glutamine-hydrolyzing carbamoyl-phosphate synthase small subunit, with amino-acid sequence MTAGALVLADGTVFSGIAVGADGIATGEIVFNTAMTGYQEITTDPSYAGQIVAMTSPHIGNYGVSPEDDQAPRPYCTGLVTRSMARRDSNWRSTGSFREWLRSRGVVSLTDVDTRRLARHVRDRGAMPAAIGTDVSIGDLVQAAREAPSMAHRNLCNDVTTAEPYRIDPAGDPIGRVVAIDLGIKRDILTSLAGRGLEVHVVPATTPAADVLALRPSGVFLSNGPGDPEPLVATTETVRGLLGKTPVFGICLGHQVLGLALGATTYKLPFGHHGGNHPVRLLDDGRVEITAQNHGFAVDLWSLTDEDPPTCEGLPGPHLLPPVVQSPFGSIVATHQNLNDGTLEGLACRDIAAFSVQYHPEAAPGPNDAQHLFDDFVSMLGV